Genomic DNA from Vagococcus luciliae:
AGTAATCTGCTCACTTTTTTAATGTATTTTTTACCTATTTCAATGTAAATAGCTTTCAAATTGGTTTGAATCTGATAAAATAGAAACAGATTAGTAAGTATATAAAGAGAGGTAATTAGGATATGTCGACTTTCGACAAAAAAACAACAGAACAGCACTACTATGAAACACAAGTTAGTGAAAAAGAATATTTACATTGGTATAAACAGCAACATTTTCCAACACAAGATATGCCATCTGTCACAGTTGATAATGTGATATTTTGTTACAATAAAGAACAAGATGCCTTAAAAGTACTGCTCATAAAACGTAGTACTCACCCTTTCAAAAACTCGTGGGCTCTTCCTGGAGGATTTGTTATTCCTGGAGAAGCAACAGCAGACAGTTGCATTAGAGAAACAAAAGAAGAAACCAACGTCACAATTACCCGTGAACACGTAGAACAACTTCATACCTTTAGTACTCCTGGACGCGATCCACGTGGATGGGTGATTACAGTCAGTTATTTAGCTTTTATTGGAGAAGAACCTCTTGTTGCAGGAGATGAAGCTGCAAAAGCATCTTGGTTCGATTTAACACGTGAGGGAAATTTGTTATACCTTACCAATCATCTTGATGCAAACATTTGTGTTAATTTAGATACTGGTGAATCAATTGGAGAGAATTCACTAGCCTTTGACCATGCCAAAATTATTATTAAAGCCTTTAACCGTGTATGCAATAAAATGTACCATGAACCTCAAGTCTTGCGTGTTTTAGGAAAAGATTTTACAATTAGTGAGGCAAGAAAAGTCTATGCTAAATTTTTAGGTGTCAATTTTAAAGATATTGATCATTCAAACTTTAAAAAAGCAATGTTACCTTACTTTACTGAAATTGGAGAACGTGCAACCGGTGTTGGTCGTCCTTCAAAAATTTATGAATTAAAATCTTAATTGATTACGGAGGAATCTCTTATGGAAAAAATTGTTTCATCTGCTGATGGTAGCCATATTTTTTACAAAATTTTAGGTCATGGCTCACCAATCTTTTTCATTCATGGAAACAGTGGCTCTCATCATGCCTTTCAAAAACAAGTTGATGCCTTTCAAAAAGACCATCAACTCATTTTAATGGACACTAGAGACCATGGAAAATCGACTAATGAAAGTAATCAACTTGATTTTCCTTCTATTTTTTCAGATATTCTAGCCATATTGGATAATGAACAAATTGAAAAGACGACAATGGTTGGTTTTAGTGATGGGGCCAATATTGCATTATCTTTTGCTAACTATTATCCTGAACGTATTTCAAAGATGGTACTGATTTCTCCAAATATAAGATTTGATCAATTAAAAAAGAGTAAGCAACTCCTTTATCGCTCCCTACATGCTGTTAGCGAACAATTATTACGTTTAAAAAAAGGAGCTAGGGTATTACGTTTAGCCATGAAAAATCTTCCTCTGACAACTAATTATCGTGAAAAATTAAAAATGCCGATTTTATTTATTTTTGGTGATAGAGATATTATCGATTTAAACAAAATGGCTCCCTTTATTGACTCATTAAAACAAGCTAAAATGGTTGTATTAGATAAAACTGGACATTCTATTTTAAAAACTAGACCTCTTCTAGTAAATAAAGAAATTAACTCGTTTATATAAAAATTCGTGATACGCTAGCAACTGCGTATCACGAATTTTTTAATTATGTTTATAAGCTTCTTCAATTAGTTGAGCTGATTCTTCAATTGATCGATTTTCAACGTTTATCACAATTGCCCCTAAAGAATCATATAAATCATGAGCAAAACTCAGCTCTTCTTTTATTCTGTCTAGGGAGACATAAGACGAACTGCCATTTAAACCAAGTGAATCTAAACGTGATTGTCTCACACGCATAATATACTCTGGACTAGCTGTTAAGCCTATCACTGGCACATTGTTCAACTGGAATAATTCTTTGGGGA
This window encodes:
- a CDS encoding NUDIX hydrolase, whose amino-acid sequence is MSTFDKKTTEQHYYETQVSEKEYLHWYKQQHFPTQDMPSVTVDNVIFCYNKEQDALKVLLIKRSTHPFKNSWALPGGFVIPGEATADSCIRETKEETNVTITREHVEQLHTFSTPGRDPRGWVITVSYLAFIGEEPLVAGDEAAKASWFDLTREGNLLYLTNHLDANICVNLDTGESIGENSLAFDHAKIIIKAFNRVCNKMYHEPQVLRVLGKDFTISEARKVYAKFLGVNFKDIDHSNFKKAMLPYFTEIGERATGVGRPSKIYELKS
- a CDS encoding alpha/beta fold hydrolase; amino-acid sequence: MEKIVSSADGSHIFYKILGHGSPIFFIHGNSGSHHAFQKQVDAFQKDHQLILMDTRDHGKSTNESNQLDFPSIFSDILAILDNEQIEKTTMVGFSDGANIALSFANYYPERISKMVLISPNIRFDQLKKSKQLLYRSLHAVSEQLLRLKKGARVLRLAMKNLPLTTNYREKLKMPILFIFGDRDIIDLNKMAPFIDSLKQAKMVVLDKTGHSILKTRPLLVNKEINSFI